One region of Candidatus Thermoplasmatota archaeon genomic DNA includes:
- the pfdA gene encoding prefoldin subunit alpha has product MTPPAGGEDPRARALSQADLEQNLRRAVAMAEEARQALEALGEQRAYLQQGARELMVSRAALTALRDARTGDEILVPLGAGHFALAQLARTDAVLAGVGSDVTVETTIADALARIEAELARAKSSEERIVAEQERLAKQYDEIAAHVQDLAPQE; this is encoded by the coding sequence GTGACGCCCCCAGCCGGCGGCGAGGACCCGCGCGCCCGCGCGCTCTCGCAAGCGGACCTCGAACAGAACCTCCGCCGCGCCGTCGCCATGGCCGAGGAGGCGCGCCAGGCGCTCGAGGCGCTTGGCGAGCAGCGCGCCTACCTCCAGCAGGGCGCTCGTGAGCTCATGGTGAGCCGCGCGGCGCTCACCGCGCTCCGGGACGCCCGCACCGGCGACGAGATCCTCGTTCCGCTGGGGGCCGGCCATTTCGCCCTCGCGCAACTTGCCCGCACGGACGCCGTCCTCGCGGGCGTGGGGAGCGACGTCACGGTGGAGACCACGATCGCCGACGCGCTCGCGCGCATCGAGGCCGAGCTTGCCCGGGCCAAGTCGAGCGAGGAGCGCATCGTCGCCGAGCAGGAGCGGCTCGCCAAGCAGTACGACGAGATCGCGGCGCACGTGCAGGACCTGGCCCCGCAGGAATAG
- the rpl18a gene encoding 50S ribosomal protein L18Ae: MKAYRVEGDVAMGSRRQPFRLEIACANVLQAKHRALSTLGSRHGLPRRLVRIKNIAELASGDVTDPAVSHQLQGSGSA; encoded by the coding sequence GTGAAAGCCTACCGCGTCGAGGGTGATGTGGCCATGGGCAGCCGCCGCCAGCCGTTCCGGCTCGAGATCGCCTGCGCGAACGTTCTCCAAGCAAAGCACCGCGCGCTTTCGACGCTTGGCAGCCGGCACGGCCTTCCCCGCCGCCTCGTTCGCATCAAGAACATCGCCGAGCTTGCGTCGGGCGACGTGACCGATCCGGCCGTCTCGCACCAGCTCCAAGGATCGGGGTCCGCGTGA